Proteins from a genomic interval of Geodermatophilus obscurus DSM 43160:
- a CDS encoding RNA polymerase sigma factor, with translation MDAAAVTDLVRRAARGDQRAWRGIVDEYGVLVWSVARGFRLDEAQTADAVQTTWLRLVEHLADIRDPERLPGWLRTTTRRACLAVARDHCREQVTDDLEQVPAVHRDGPTDDAGPETSAVRHEQQMLVRRAVAALPAQQQALLGLLVASPAPSYAQISARLGMPVGSIGPTRARILARLRTTLETAGVYDAVPA, from the coding sequence ATGGACGCCGCAGCAGTGACCGACCTGGTGCGCCGCGCCGCGCGGGGGGACCAGCGGGCGTGGCGGGGGATCGTCGACGAGTACGGCGTCCTGGTGTGGTCGGTGGCGCGGGGCTTCCGGCTCGACGAGGCGCAGACCGCCGATGCCGTCCAGACGACCTGGCTGCGGCTGGTGGAGCACCTGGCCGACATCCGCGACCCGGAGCGGCTGCCCGGCTGGCTGCGGACCACGACCCGGCGGGCCTGCCTGGCCGTGGCCCGCGACCACTGCCGCGAGCAGGTGACCGACGACCTCGAGCAGGTCCCCGCCGTCCACCGGGACGGCCCGACCGACGACGCCGGGCCGGAGACGAGCGCCGTGCGGCACGAGCAGCAGATGCTCGTCCGCCGCGCGGTGGCCGCACTGCCCGCGCAGCAGCAGGCGCTCCTGGGCCTGCTCGTCGCCTCCCCGGCGCCGAGCTACGCGCAGATCAGCGCGCGGCTCGGGATGCCCGTGGGCAGCATCGGCCCGACGCGGGCACGGATCCTGGCCCGGCTGCGGACGACGCTGGAGACGGCCGGGGTGTACGACGCGGTCCCGGCCTGA
- a CDS encoding ATP-grasp domain-containing protein — protein sequence MTSRVALVSSERGLRVDPDLPLAAPALREAGFAVDCVRWDDPAVDWAGHDLAVVRSCWDYAWRRAEFLAWADAVPRLRNDAGVLRWNTDKTHLRDVAAAGLPVVPTVWDPASTADLPDAEEWVVKPSVSAGSRDTARWTDPGDVMAHVAQLTAAGRTAMVQPYQASVDDAGEAALLFLGGRFSHAARKPPMLGRGEGVRQDRNGRRGVRPAPATPEQRELAQAVVDAVPSLLRGAAPLLYARIDLVADAAGRPVVLEVELTEPNLFLPQAPPEALSRLVRAVGDAIAA from the coding sequence GTGACTTCGCGGGTCGCCCTCGTCAGCTCGGAGCGCGGCCTGCGCGTCGACCCGGACCTCCCGCTCGCCGCCCCGGCGCTGCGGGAGGCCGGGTTCGCCGTGGACTGCGTCCGCTGGGACGACCCCGCGGTGGACTGGGCCGGCCACGACCTGGCCGTCGTCCGGTCCTGCTGGGACTACGCCTGGCGGCGGGCCGAGTTCCTGGCCTGGGCCGACGCCGTACCCCGGCTGCGCAACGACGCCGGCGTGCTGCGCTGGAACACCGACAAGACCCACCTGCGCGACGTCGCGGCCGCCGGGCTGCCCGTCGTCCCCACCGTCTGGGACCCCGCGAGCACCGCCGACCTGCCGGACGCGGAGGAGTGGGTTGTCAAGCCGTCGGTGTCCGCGGGTTCCCGGGACACCGCCCGCTGGACCGACCCCGGCGACGTCATGGCGCACGTCGCGCAGCTGACCGCGGCCGGCCGGACGGCGATGGTGCAGCCGTACCAGGCCAGCGTGGACGACGCGGGGGAGGCGGCCCTGCTGTTCCTCGGCGGGCGGTTCTCGCACGCCGCGCGCAAGCCCCCGATGCTCGGCCGCGGCGAGGGCGTGCGCCAGGACCGCAACGGTCGCCGGGGCGTGCGGCCGGCTCCCGCGACGCCGGAGCAGCGGGAGCTGGCGCAGGCGGTGGTCGACGCCGTCCCCTCCTTGCTGCGCGGTGCCGCGCCGCTGCTGTACGCGCGGATCGACCTGGTCGCCGACGCCGCCGGCCGGCCGGTGGTGCTCGAGGTCGAGCTCACCGAGCCGAACCTGTTCCTCCCGCAGGCCCCGCCGGAGGCGCTGTCCCGGCTGGTCCGCGCGGTCGGGGACGCGATCGCCGCGTGA
- a CDS encoding maleylpyruvate isomerase family mycothiol-dependent enzyme, with protein sequence MTGTRDDVDVRVERERARLFSVLEGLDDAGWRTPSLCAGWSVRDLAVHLLMPYELSMPRFLALLARSRFSFDRTADRWARTDRRSPAEVVAALRDTEHRTFQAGPGAPPEAPLSHLVIHAQDVYRPLGVPSPTDPDDARIALDQLTGRRSLAPGLLDGLAFTATDTTWRYGTGLPVSGPATALLTTLAGRPAALDDLTGEGVPEARARLRSAAT encoded by the coding sequence GTGACGGGAACCAGGGACGACGTGGACGTGCGGGTGGAACGGGAGCGGGCACGGCTGTTCTCGGTGCTCGAGGGGCTGGACGACGCCGGGTGGCGGACGCCGAGCCTGTGCGCGGGCTGGTCGGTACGGGACCTCGCCGTCCACCTGCTTATGCCCTACGAGCTGTCCATGCCCCGGTTCCTGGCCCTGCTGGCGCGCTCCCGGTTCTCCTTCGACCGGACGGCGGACCGCTGGGCCCGGACCGATCGGCGCTCGCCGGCGGAGGTCGTCGCGGCCCTGCGCGACACCGAGCACCGCACCTTCCAGGCCGGGCCTGGTGCGCCGCCGGAGGCTCCGCTGAGCCACCTCGTGATCCACGCCCAGGACGTCTACCGGCCGCTCGGCGTGCCCTCGCCGACCGATCCGGACGACGCCCGGATCGCACTCGACCAGCTGACCGGCCGCCGGTCCCTCGCCCCCGGCCTCCTCGACGGGCTGGCCTTCACCGCCACCGACACCACCTGGCGGTACGGGACGGGCCTCCCGGTCTCCGGTCCGGCCACCGCCCTGCTGACCACGCTCGCCGGCCGGCCGGCGGCCCTCGACGACCTCACCGGCGAGGGCGTCCCCGAGGCACGTGCGCGGCTGCGGTCCGCCGCGACCTGA
- a CDS encoding AEC family transporter: protein MNGVVGGFAALTAVIAVGWLVARTGTVGQDAAAVLSRLSYVVATPALLLLTLADADPGVLLSPALVATAGSAVLAALLFAGLARWRWGLRPAELTAGGLASSYVNAGNLGVPISVHVLDDASFVAPVLLFQVLVMAPVGLAVLAGSRTPAGARPRWQVVLQPLATPVVVGCGLGVLVAATGVQLPALVLAPVELTAGLAVPAALLAYGMSLHGAPRPASGEEAGQVWLGVALKTLGQPALAYALGRWVAGLDEVALLAVTVTSALPTAQNVFVYAATYDRGTLLVRDVVLLSTVLSVPVLVGIALLLG from the coding sequence GTGAACGGGGTGGTGGGGGGCTTCGCCGCCCTCACCGCGGTCATCGCCGTCGGCTGGCTGGTCGCCCGCACCGGCACCGTCGGACAGGACGCCGCGGCCGTGCTGTCCCGGCTGTCCTACGTCGTGGCGACGCCGGCGCTGCTGCTGCTCACCCTCGCCGACGCCGACCCCGGGGTGCTGCTCTCGCCCGCCCTGGTCGCCACGGCGGGCAGCGCGGTGCTGGCCGCGCTGCTGTTCGCCGGGCTGGCGCGGTGGCGCTGGGGGCTGCGACCGGCCGAGCTGACCGCCGGCGGACTGGCCTCCTCCTACGTCAACGCCGGCAACCTCGGCGTCCCGATCTCGGTCCACGTGCTGGACGACGCCTCCTTCGTCGCCCCCGTCCTGCTGTTCCAGGTGCTGGTGATGGCGCCGGTGGGCCTGGCCGTGCTGGCAGGCTCGCGCACCCCGGCCGGGGCCCGGCCGCGCTGGCAGGTGGTGCTGCAGCCGCTGGCGACGCCGGTCGTCGTTGGCTGCGGCCTCGGCGTGCTGGTGGCCGCGACCGGTGTGCAGCTGCCGGCGCTGGTCCTGGCGCCGGTGGAGCTCACCGCCGGGCTGGCGGTGCCCGCCGCGCTGCTGGCCTACGGGATGAGCCTGCACGGCGCGCCGCGGCCGGCGTCGGGGGAGGAGGCCGGTCAGGTGTGGCTGGGGGTGGCGCTCAAGACGCTCGGGCAGCCCGCGCTGGCCTACGCCCTCGGCCGCTGGGTGGCCGGACTCGACGAGGTGGCGCTGCTGGCGGTCACGGTGACCTCCGCGCTGCCGACGGCGCAGAACGTCTTCGTGTACGCCGCCACCTACGACCGGGGCACGCTGCTCGTGCGGGACGTCGTCCTGCTGAGCACCGTCCTGTCGGTCCCGGTGCTCGTCGGCATCGCGCTGCTGCTCGGCTGA
- the mqo gene encoding malate dehydrogenase (quinone), whose translation MSAVPVEQWDAVLVGGGVMSATLGVLLAEARPDWRIAVVERLDEAGLESSSAWNNAGTGHAGLCEFNYTPRRPDGTVDPAGAVRIGEQFAASLALWARLVERGELGPPEAFVRSVPHLGLGRGADGVAYLRARYEALRDSPLFADLEYSDDPDVLVSWLPLVFDGRTGDEPIAATRAAQGTDVDFGVLTRQLLEVLIRRGGQVRLRTEVTSLRRRAGGWELAVRDRATGERRQLRAPWVFVGAGGGTLPLLQSARMPEVRRYGAFPISGRFLRTDRPELVAAHRGKVYGHAEPGAPAISVPHLDLRVVDGRESLLFGPFAAFSPRFLTRGRRGDLLRSVRPGNLPVLLASARDNRSLVAYLVRQVTASPSSRMAALRRFVPTAREEDWRLVSAGQRVQVLKETDGRGTLVGFGTEVVTSAGGSLAALLGASPGASTAVATALDVLAACFPAEAPHLEALAPRPTAEELARARRVLGLPPVHAVRPEVAP comes from the coding sequence GTGAGCGCCGTGCCGGTCGAGCAGTGGGACGCCGTCCTCGTGGGCGGCGGGGTGATGAGCGCGACGCTGGGCGTGCTGCTGGCCGAGGCGCGACCGGACTGGCGGATCGCCGTCGTCGAGCGGCTCGACGAGGCCGGGCTGGAGAGCTCCAGCGCCTGGAACAACGCCGGCACCGGGCACGCCGGGCTGTGCGAGTTCAACTACACGCCGCGGCGGCCCGACGGCACGGTCGACCCGGCCGGCGCGGTGCGCATCGGCGAGCAGTTCGCCGCCTCCCTGGCCCTCTGGGCACGGCTGGTCGAGCGGGGCGAGCTGGGCCCGCCTGAGGCGTTCGTCCGGTCGGTCCCGCACCTGGGCCTCGGCCGCGGCGCGGACGGCGTGGCCTACCTGCGGGCCCGGTACGAGGCGCTGCGCGACTCCCCGCTCTTCGCCGACCTGGAGTACAGCGACGACCCCGATGTCCTCGTCTCCTGGCTGCCGCTCGTCTTCGACGGACGCACCGGCGACGAGCCGATCGCGGCCACCCGGGCGGCGCAGGGCACCGACGTCGACTTCGGCGTCCTCACCCGGCAGCTGCTGGAGGTCCTGATCCGGCGGGGCGGGCAGGTGCGGCTGCGCACCGAGGTCACGTCGCTGCGGCGGCGGGCCGGGGGTTGGGAGCTGGCGGTGCGCGACCGGGCGACGGGGGAGCGCCGGCAGCTGCGGGCGCCGTGGGTCTTCGTCGGTGCGGGCGGCGGGACGCTGCCGCTGCTGCAGTCGGCGCGGATGCCGGAGGTCCGGCGCTACGGCGCCTTCCCCATCAGCGGCCGGTTCCTGCGCACCGACCGCCCCGAGCTGGTGGCCGCGCACCGCGGCAAGGTCTACGGCCACGCCGAGCCCGGCGCCCCGGCGATCTCCGTCCCGCACCTGGACCTGCGGGTCGTCGACGGGCGCGAGTCGCTGCTGTTCGGCCCGTTCGCCGCGTTCTCCCCGCGGTTCCTCACCCGGGGCCGGCGGGGCGACCTGCTCCGCTCGGTCCGGCCGGGGAACCTGCCCGTGCTGCTCGCCTCCGCGCGCGACAACCGGTCCCTGGTCGCGTACCTGGTCCGCCAGGTCACCGCGTCGCCGTCGTCCCGGATGGCGGCGCTGCGCCGGTTCGTCCCGACGGCCCGGGAGGAGGACTGGCGGCTGGTGAGCGCCGGTCAGCGGGTGCAGGTGCTCAAGGAGACCGACGGCCGGGGCACGCTGGTCGGCTTCGGCACGGAGGTCGTCACCTCGGCGGGCGGGTCGCTGGCCGCCCTGCTCGGCGCCTCACCCGGTGCCTCGACCGCCGTGGCGACGGCGCTCGACGTGCTCGCGGCCTGCTTCCCTGCGGAGGCCCCGCACCTGGAGGCGCTCGCACCCCGGCCGACGGCGGAGGAGCTGGCGCGGGCCCGCAGGGTGCTGGGCCTCCCCCCGGTGCACGCCGTCCGGCCCGAGGTCGCCCCGTGA
- a CDS encoding FAD-binding oxidoreductase encodes MTADLTARLRDVVGPAGVVEDPAGFLTDWRGAYSGTAAAVVRPGSTEEVAAVVALCRDLGVAVVPQGGNTGLCGGAVPDASGRQVVLSLTRMRRIRDLDVANSTITVEAGVVLQTVQEAAAAAGRLFPLSLGAEGSCTIGGNLATNAGGTGVLRYGTMRDLTLGLEVVLPDGRVWHGLRGLRKDNTGYDLKQLFVGAEGTLGVITAAVLELFPAVRSTATAWVALPDPQAAVDLVGVVRGSAGDRLTAFELMSRQSVDFVLRHGAGVRDPIADVHPWYALVELSDTLPDAGLEAVVEAALGESVERGVVTDAVVASGSAQVAALWALREGISEAQNSEGPSLKHDVTVPISAIPAFVAATDRALAGALPGVRVVAYGHVGDGNLHYNLSGPQPRDDGAFRARAGELSRIVHDSAAAFDGSISAEHGLGQAKRDVIADYKSPLELELMRGVKQLLDPAGLMNPGKVLPG; translated from the coding sequence GTGACCGCCGACCTCACCGCGCGGCTGCGGGACGTCGTCGGGCCGGCCGGGGTGGTCGAGGACCCTGCCGGGTTCCTCACCGACTGGCGGGGCGCTTACTCCGGCACGGCGGCGGCCGTCGTCCGTCCCGGCAGCACCGAGGAGGTCGCGGCCGTTGTCGCGCTGTGCCGGGACCTCGGCGTCGCCGTCGTCCCGCAGGGCGGCAACACCGGGCTGTGCGGCGGCGCGGTGCCCGACGCCTCCGGCCGGCAGGTGGTGCTCTCGCTGACCCGCATGCGGCGGATCCGGGACCTCGACGTGGCGAACTCGACGATCACCGTGGAGGCCGGGGTGGTGCTGCAGACGGTGCAGGAGGCCGCCGCGGCCGCGGGCCGGCTGTTCCCGCTGTCCCTGGGCGCCGAGGGCAGCTGCACGATCGGCGGCAACCTGGCCACCAACGCCGGCGGCACCGGCGTGCTCCGCTACGGCACGATGCGCGACCTCACCCTCGGCCTGGAGGTCGTGCTGCCCGACGGGCGGGTGTGGCACGGGCTGCGCGGCCTGCGCAAGGACAACACCGGCTACGACCTCAAGCAGCTGTTCGTCGGCGCCGAGGGGACGCTCGGCGTGATCACCGCCGCCGTGCTCGAACTGTTCCCGGCCGTCCGCAGCACGGCGACGGCGTGGGTGGCGCTGCCGGACCCGCAGGCGGCGGTGGACCTCGTCGGCGTGGTCCGCGGGTCGGCCGGCGACCGGCTGACCGCCTTCGAGCTCATGTCCCGGCAGAGCGTGGACTTCGTGCTGCGGCACGGAGCGGGGGTGCGCGACCCGATCGCCGACGTCCACCCCTGGTACGCGCTGGTCGAGCTGAGCGACACGCTGCCCGACGCCGGCCTCGAGGCGGTGGTCGAGGCGGCGCTGGGGGAGTCGGTCGAGCGGGGCGTGGTCACCGACGCCGTGGTCGCCTCCGGGTCGGCGCAGGTGGCCGCGCTGTGGGCGCTGCGCGAGGGGATCTCCGAGGCTCAGAACTCCGAGGGCCCGAGCCTCAAGCACGACGTCACCGTGCCGATCAGCGCCATCCCGGCGTTCGTGGCCGCCACCGACCGGGCGCTGGCCGGGGCGCTGCCCGGCGTCCGGGTCGTGGCCTACGGGCACGTCGGCGACGGCAACCTGCACTACAACCTGAGCGGGCCGCAGCCGAGGGACGACGGGGCCTTCCGCGCGCGGGCCGGCGAGCTGAGCCGGATCGTGCACGACTCGGCGGCCGCCTTCGACGGCAGCATCAGTGCCGAGCACGGGCTGGGGCAGGCCAAGCGCGACGTGATCGCCGACTACAAGAGCCCGCTGGAGCTGGAGCTGATGCGCGGGGTCAAGCAGCTGCTCGACCCGGCCGGGCTGATGAACCCCGGCAAGGTGCTGCCCGGTTGA
- a CDS encoding WhiB family transcriptional regulator yields MAPVGDASWRLDALCAETDPEAFFPEKGGSTRDAKRVCGGCTVRAECLEFALANDERFGIWGGLSERERRRIRLRQRTDLSA; encoded by the coding sequence CTGGCCCCCGTCGGGGACGCGTCGTGGCGGCTCGACGCGCTGTGCGCGGAGACCGACCCCGAGGCGTTCTTCCCGGAGAAGGGCGGCTCGACCCGCGACGCCAAGCGGGTGTGCGGCGGGTGCACCGTGCGGGCCGAGTGCCTGGAGTTCGCGCTGGCCAACGACGAGCGCTTCGGCATCTGGGGCGGCCTCTCCGAGCGCGAGCGTCGCCGGATCCGGCTGCGCCAGCGCACCGACCTCAGCGCCTGA
- a CDS encoding FAD-binding oxidoreductase, producing MATHVALTAGVLDGLAARLRGRLVRPGDVDYDDVRAVFNALIDRKPAAIARCRDASDVAHGIDFARDHGLPLSVRGGGHSVAGNAVCDGGLVLDLSGMKTLHVDPGCRLALAGSGLTLGELDRGTQQHGLATPSGAVSMTGIAGLTLGGGLGWLNGRYGLACDNVVAADVVTADGALVRVDAEEHPDLFWAIRGGGGNFGVVTRFTYRLHPVGPVLAGSLTFPADTAGRVLRHFDEFMAAAPDELSAAVSFGLDGGRPVLSVTVCWCGPVDDGERTLRPLRAMGPPLADSIGVMPYVDLQSAGDAGFPRGRRHYWKAGFLPRLTVGAVEVLLEHLPQMPSALSGIGAQHMHGAAGRIPATATAFPHRADQYDLQLLSQWADPQDTERNVAWTRDLFESLRPHLQDAVYVNNLGSEGPDRVRAAYGANLPRLAELKRVYDPTNLFRLNHNIAPARPDTAFVP from the coding sequence ATGGCCACCCACGTCGCACTGACCGCCGGGGTCCTCGACGGCCTGGCGGCGAGGCTGAGGGGACGGCTGGTCCGCCCGGGCGATGTGGACTACGACGACGTGCGCGCCGTGTTCAACGCACTGATCGACCGGAAGCCGGCCGCGATCGCCCGCTGCCGGGACGCCTCCGATGTCGCCCACGGCATCGACTTCGCCCGCGACCACGGTCTGCCCCTTTCGGTCCGCGGCGGCGGCCACAGCGTCGCCGGCAATGCGGTCTGCGACGGTGGACTCGTGCTGGATCTGTCCGGCATGAAGACCTTGCACGTCGATCCGGGCTGTCGCCTCGCCCTCGCCGGCTCGGGTCTGACCCTCGGCGAGCTGGACCGCGGAACCCAGCAGCACGGCCTGGCCACCCCCTCGGGCGCCGTGTCGATGACCGGTATCGCCGGCCTGACCCTCGGCGGCGGGTTGGGCTGGCTCAACGGCCGGTACGGACTGGCCTGCGACAACGTCGTCGCCGCAGACGTCGTGACCGCCGACGGCGCCCTCGTGCGGGTCGATGCCGAGGAGCACCCCGACCTGTTCTGGGCGATCCGCGGCGGAGGCGGCAACTTCGGTGTCGTCACCCGGTTCACCTACCGCCTGCACCCGGTCGGCCCGGTCCTCGCGGGCAGCCTGACGTTTCCGGCCGACACGGCCGGGCGGGTGCTGCGCCACTTCGACGAGTTCATGGCGGCGGCACCCGATGAGCTGTCCGCAGCCGTCTCCTTCGGGCTCGACGGTGGGCGCCCGGTGCTGTCCGTGACCGTCTGCTGGTGCGGCCCGGTCGACGACGGCGAGCGGACACTGCGGCCGCTGCGCGCGATGGGCCCGCCGCTGGCCGACTCCATCGGCGTGATGCCCTACGTCGACCTGCAGAGCGCCGGGGACGCCGGTTTCCCGCGCGGTCGCCGCCACTACTGGAAGGCCGGTTTCCTGCCCCGCCTGACCGTCGGTGCGGTGGAGGTGCTGCTCGAGCACCTGCCGCAGATGCCCTCGGCGCTCAGCGGGATCGGCGCCCAGCACATGCACGGCGCGGCCGGGCGAATACCGGCCACGGCGACCGCATTCCCGCACCGGGCCGACCAGTACGACCTGCAGCTCCTCTCCCAGTGGGCTGATCCGCAGGACACCGAGCGCAACGTCGCCTGGACACGCGACCTCTTCGAGTCCCTGCGACCACATCTGCAGGACGCCGTGTACGTCAACAACCTCGGCAGCGAGGGCCCGGACCGGGTTCGCGCCGCCTACGGCGCCAACCTCCCGCGGTTGGCCGAACTGAAGCGGGTCTACGACCCCACCAACCTCTTCCGGCTCAACCACAACATCGCACCCGCCCGTCCGGACACCGCCTTCGTGCCTTGA
- a CDS encoding BTAD domain-containing putative transcriptional regulator, with protein sequence MSRALRYAPPLADRGLIVRPRLLHRLHSRFERRLTAVVAPAGFGKTTLLAQAVQENTLSPLGEDRWLTCQRDDTSLSFLAAGAFAAVGLTAPVPQDPREAAVTVAEAIWSAAPRHLALILDDVHLVRPGSPGGHFVAELVEELPRNGHVVLASRPPLPLRASRLLASGEAVVLGETELHFAREEMAAFAASRQVPPDLLRDVGGWPALAELTATAGPDAVSGYVWEELLSRLSPERRRALSVLVAVGGADDELAAALLGPDVRLEELLEGLPLVVRGPSGWWSLHGLWSAILAHRLDPGQLAQARRTAGLVLARRGRYHDAMELLADAGAWDDVRRLVVEVCEVGTPLVPPDVLEVWLHRLPPDVQEGPEGLLLAANVAEPTSLASAEALLERAFALAPDVAPVRFACLNALVEVGLRRSDRREMELHIERLTGLAARGHERAAGWIALFRGLLARTPAEVRAQLATPALVAGTGLSPVQQWLRAHLMLLKLGDAEGAERVVRRALASAGPNMAVLFRSQLVESLRMRGRLDEAEALLPDLLAGIDPAKVLTSPETVTCAVVLLGLLGRDDQAGELLGAHRQAVADSSVAWAPVAGAVAEAAHRVSLGQEAAAAEALRAVLRLDVARSRAVRQVSAAALPLQYVLLPEVRPRWDAAAPPGCFRPALQLARALVAIREEGSLEQVAGLPAEARAVMRAVLPVPWTAELALGMVASGLQEGHALVEELGPRARPTLRALSSGGPAPVAATARRLLRELPAAPPARLELRVLGPMQLRRNGVVVVARELRRERVRQLLGYLLAHDGPSRAAVTADLWPDLDEAAAARNLRVTLAYLQDLLEPDRGESDAPYFVRSGGPVLHLLVGEALQVDAVDFERSLDEAARLERQGAPSAALAAYEQALRLWDTDYLPDVSGGDWLEWERDRMRGRFVAAAVRAGELLLARGDAGAARTLGERALRVDAWSEEAHQLLVAALLEAGDAADARRALRRCLQALDDLGVPAQPRTLALARRLEVHAPARRDRPRARG encoded by the coding sequence ATGAGCCGGGCGCTCCGGTACGCACCACCGCTCGCCGACCGCGGGCTCATCGTCCGGCCCCGGCTGCTGCACCGGCTGCACTCCCGGTTCGAGCGGCGCCTGACCGCCGTCGTGGCGCCGGCCGGGTTCGGCAAGACGACGCTGCTGGCCCAGGCGGTCCAGGAGAACACGCTGTCCCCGCTGGGGGAGGACCGCTGGCTGACCTGCCAGCGGGACGACACGTCGCTGTCGTTCCTGGCCGCGGGCGCGTTCGCCGCCGTGGGCCTCACCGCGCCGGTCCCGCAGGACCCGCGGGAGGCCGCGGTCACCGTCGCCGAGGCCATCTGGAGCGCCGCGCCGCGGCACCTCGCGCTGATCCTCGACGACGTCCACCTGGTGCGACCGGGCTCGCCCGGCGGCCACTTCGTGGCCGAGCTGGTCGAGGAGCTGCCGCGCAACGGTCACGTCGTCCTGGCGTCCCGCCCGCCGCTGCCGCTGCGCGCCTCGCGGCTGCTCGCCAGCGGCGAGGCGGTCGTCCTCGGCGAGACCGAGCTCCACTTCGCGCGCGAGGAGATGGCGGCGTTCGCGGCGTCCCGGCAGGTGCCGCCAGACCTGCTGCGGGACGTCGGCGGCTGGCCGGCACTGGCCGAGCTGACCGCCACCGCCGGCCCGGACGCCGTCAGCGGCTACGTGTGGGAGGAGCTGCTCAGCCGGCTGTCGCCGGAGCGCCGGCGGGCGCTCAGCGTGCTGGTCGCCGTCGGTGGCGCCGACGACGAGCTGGCCGCGGCCCTGCTCGGGCCGGACGTGCGGCTGGAGGAGCTGCTGGAGGGCCTGCCGCTGGTGGTCCGCGGTCCCTCGGGCTGGTGGTCGCTGCACGGGCTGTGGTCGGCGATCCTGGCGCACCGCCTGGACCCCGGGCAGCTGGCGCAGGCCCGCCGCACCGCCGGCCTGGTCCTGGCCCGTCGCGGGCGCTACCACGACGCCATGGAGCTGCTGGCCGACGCCGGGGCGTGGGACGACGTCCGCCGTCTCGTCGTCGAGGTGTGCGAGGTCGGCACGCCGCTGGTCCCGCCGGACGTGCTCGAGGTGTGGCTGCACCGGCTGCCCCCGGACGTGCAGGAGGGGCCCGAGGGGCTGCTGCTGGCCGCGAACGTCGCCGAGCCGACCAGCCTGGCCAGCGCCGAGGCGTTGCTGGAGCGCGCCTTCGCGCTGGCTCCCGACGTGGCACCGGTGCGCTTCGCCTGCCTCAACGCCCTGGTCGAGGTCGGGCTGCGCCGGTCCGACCGCCGGGAGATGGAGCTGCACATCGAGCGGCTGACCGGGCTGGCGGCCCGCGGCCACGAGCGCGCCGCCGGGTGGATCGCGCTGTTCCGGGGTCTGCTGGCACGCACGCCCGCGGAGGTGCGCGCGCAGCTGGCCACGCCGGCGCTGGTGGCGGGGACCGGGCTCAGCCCGGTGCAGCAGTGGCTGCGCGCCCACCTGATGCTACTCAAGCTGGGCGACGCCGAGGGCGCCGAGCGCGTCGTCCGCCGGGCCCTCGCCTCGGCCGGCCCCAACATGGCGGTGCTCTTCCGGAGCCAGCTGGTCGAGTCGCTGCGGATGCGCGGGCGGCTCGACGAGGCCGAGGCGCTGCTGCCCGACCTGCTCGCCGGGATCGACCCCGCCAAGGTCCTGACCTCCCCGGAGACCGTCACCTGCGCCGTCGTCCTGCTCGGTCTCCTCGGCCGCGACGACCAGGCCGGGGAGCTGCTGGGGGCGCACCGGCAGGCCGTCGCCGATTCGTCGGTCGCCTGGGCGCCGGTCGCCGGGGCCGTGGCGGAGGCGGCCCACCGGGTGTCGCTCGGTCAGGAGGCCGCGGCCGCCGAGGCCCTGCGCGCGGTGCTGCGGCTGGACGTGGCCCGCAGCCGGGCGGTGCGTCAGGTGTCCGCCGCGGCGCTGCCGCTGCAGTACGTCCTGCTCCCCGAGGTGCGGCCGCGGTGGGACGCCGCGGCCCCGCCGGGGTGCTTCCGGCCGGCGCTGCAGCTGGCCCGGGCGTTGGTCGCGATCCGGGAGGAGGGGTCGTTGGAGCAGGTGGCCGGGCTGCCGGCCGAGGCCCGCGCGGTCATGCGTGCCGTCCTGCCGGTGCCGTGGACGGCGGAGCTCGCTCTCGGCATGGTCGCCTCGGGCCTCCAGGAGGGGCACGCCCTGGTCGAGGAGCTCGGGCCGCGCGCCCGGCCCACCCTGCGGGCGCTCAGCAGCGGAGGCCCCGCGCCGGTCGCCGCCACCGCCCGCCGGCTGCTGCGTGAGCTGCCGGCCGCGCCGCCCGCCCGGCTGGAGCTGCGGGTCCTGGGGCCGATGCAGCTGCGCCGGAACGGGGTCGTCGTGGTCGCCCGCGAGCTGCGCCGCGAGCGGGTGCGCCAGCTGCTCGGGTACCTGCTCGCCCACGACGGTCCCTCCCGGGCGGCGGTCACGGCCGACCTGTGGCCCGACCTCGACGAGGCGGCCGCGGCTCGCAACCTGCGGGTCACCCTCGCCTACCTGCAGGACCTGCTCGAACCCGACCGCGGCGAGTCCGACGCGCCGTACTTCGTCCGCAGCGGGGGGCCGGTCCTGCACCTCCTCGTCGGTGAGGCGCTGCAGGTGGACGCCGTGGACTTCGAGCGTTCCCTCGACGAGGCGGCGCGGCTCGAGCGCCAGGGTGCGCCGTCGGCCGCCCTGGCCGCCTACGAGCAAGCGCTGCGGCTCTGGGACACCGACTACCTGCCCGACGTGAGCGGCGGCGACTGGCTGGAGTGGGAGCGCGACCGGATGCGGGGGCGGTTCGTGGCGGCCGCCGTCCGGGCCGGGGAACTCCTGCTGGCCCGGGGGGACGCCGGCGCCGCCCGGACGCTGGGCGAACGGGCGCTGCGGGTCGACGCCTGGTCCGAGGAGGCCCACCAGCTGCTGGTCGCCGCGCTGCTGGAGGCCGGGGACGCAGCCGACGCCCGCCGGGCGCTGCGGCGCTGCCTGCAGGCGCTCGACGACCTCGGCGTCCCGGCGCAGCCGCGCACCCTCGCCCTGGCCCGGCGTCTCGAGGTGCACGCCCCCGCGCGGCGGGACCGGCCGCGGGCTCGCGGCTGA